A DNA window from Pseudomonas sp. B21-056 contains the following coding sequences:
- a CDS encoding transporter substrate-binding domain-containing protein — MKKALLTLSALALCMAAGAATAKEYKELRFGVDPSYAPFESKAADGSLVGFDIDLGNAICAELKVKCKWVESDFDGMIPGLKANKFDGVISSMTVTPARERVIDFSNELFSGPTSLVFKKGSGLSTDIASLKGKTVGYEQGTIQEAYAKAVLDKAGVKTQSYANQDQVYADLVSGRLDASIQDMLQAELGFLKSPQGADYEVSKPVDSELLPSKTAVGIKQGNNELKALLDKGIKALHDDGTFATIQKKHFGDLNLYSGK; from the coding sequence ATGAAAAAAGCACTGCTGACCCTTTCTGCACTGGCATTGTGCATGGCCGCCGGCGCCGCCACGGCCAAGGAATACAAGGAACTGCGTTTTGGTGTCGACCCGTCCTACGCTCCCTTTGAATCCAAGGCCGCCGATGGCAGCCTGGTAGGTTTCGATATCGACCTGGGCAACGCGATCTGCGCCGAGCTGAAGGTCAAATGCAAATGGGTCGAAAGCGATTTCGACGGCATGATCCCTGGCCTCAAGGCCAATAAATTCGACGGTGTGATCTCGTCCATGACCGTGACTCCAGCCCGTGAGAGAGTCATCGACTTCTCCAACGAGCTGTTCTCCGGCCCAACGTCCCTCGTGTTCAAGAAGGGCTCTGGCCTGAGCACCGACATCGCTTCGCTCAAGGGCAAGACGGTCGGCTATGAACAAGGCACCATCCAGGAAGCCTACGCCAAAGCGGTACTGGACAAGGCCGGCGTCAAGACCCAGTCCTATGCCAACCAGGATCAGGTCTATGCCGACCTGGTCTCCGGCCGCCTCGACGCCTCGATCCAGGACATGCTGCAAGCCGAGCTGGGCTTCCTGAAGTCCCCGCAAGGCGCCGACTACGAAGTCAGCAAGCCGGTGGACAGCGAACTGCTGCCTTCCAAGACCGCCGTCGGTATCAAGCAAGGTAACAACGAGCTGAAGGCTCTTTTGGATAAAGGTATCAAAGCGTTACACGATGACGGCACATTCGCCACCATCCAGAAAAAACACTTTGGCGATCTGAATCTGTACAGCGGCAAATAA
- a CDS encoding ATP-dependent DNA ligase, translating into MKAFAELYADLDATTSSNAKLAAMQRYFTQAPPQDAAWAVYFLSGGRPRQLVPVKILRELAVQVSGLSPWLFEESYQAVGDLAETISLVLPESPHTSAEDLALWIEEKLLPLRGEAPEVLAVRLPALWAQLDRSSLMLCIKLITGSFRVGVSKLLVTRALAGLAGLDSKRVAQRLVGYTDLSHRPTAERYLKLIAAESEDEHAQRGGQPYPFFLAHALAAPAEQFDTLLGPASDWQVEWKWDGIRSQVIKRDGHLWVWSRGEELVTERFPELHALAQVLPDGTVIDGEIVVWKNPQPVTGEAFDAAAPLQPAVQPFALLQQRIGRKTLSRKVLEDAPVVVMAYDLLEWQAEDWRSRPQAERREQLEALIARAKSPVLLPSPIVTGQDWPDLARQREASRSLGVEGMMLKARNALYGVGRTKDMGVWWKWKIDPFSVDAVLIYAQRGHGRRASLYSDYTFAVWDNPPGSRERSLVPFAKAYSGLTDEEMRQVDSIVRKTTVEKFGPVNSVTPTLVFELGFEGIALSKRHKSGIAVRFPRMLRWRRDKRVDEADTLATLQDLLK; encoded by the coding sequence ATGAAAGCCTTCGCCGAGCTCTACGCCGACCTGGACGCCACCACCTCCAGCAATGCCAAGCTGGCCGCCATGCAACGCTACTTCACCCAGGCCCCGCCCCAGGACGCGGCGTGGGCCGTGTACTTCCTGTCCGGTGGCCGCCCCCGGCAGTTGGTGCCGGTGAAGATCCTGCGGGAACTGGCCGTACAGGTATCCGGATTGTCGCCTTGGCTGTTCGAAGAAAGCTATCAGGCCGTGGGCGACCTGGCCGAAACCATTTCCCTGGTGTTGCCGGAGTCTCCCCACACCTCTGCCGAAGACCTGGCGTTGTGGATCGAAGAAAAACTGCTGCCGTTGCGCGGCGAAGCGCCTGAGGTATTGGCGGTGCGATTACCCGCCCTGTGGGCACAACTCGACCGCTCGAGCCTGATGCTCTGCATCAAGCTCATCACCGGCAGTTTCCGGGTCGGGGTGTCCAAGCTGCTGGTGACCCGGGCCCTGGCCGGGCTGGCCGGGCTGGACAGCAAACGGGTCGCCCAGCGCCTGGTGGGTTACACCGACCTGTCCCATCGCCCGACGGCCGAGCGTTACCTCAAGCTGATCGCCGCCGAGTCCGAGGATGAACATGCCCAACGCGGCGGTCAGCCGTACCCGTTTTTCCTGGCCCATGCCTTGGCCGCACCGGCAGAGCAGTTCGACACGCTGCTGGGGCCGGCCAGCGACTGGCAAGTGGAATGGAAGTGGGACGGCATCCGCTCCCAGGTGATCAAGCGCGACGGCCATCTGTGGGTCTGGTCCCGGGGCGAAGAGCTGGTGACCGAGCGCTTCCCTGAATTGCATGCCTTGGCTCAGGTACTGCCCGACGGCACGGTAATCGATGGCGAAATCGTGGTCTGGAAAAACCCGCAACCGGTGACCGGGGAGGCTTTCGATGCGGCTGCACCGCTGCAACCGGCCGTGCAACCGTTCGCCCTGTTGCAACAGCGCATCGGTCGCAAGACCCTGAGCAGAAAAGTCCTCGAAGATGCGCCCGTGGTAGTGATGGCCTACGACCTGCTGGAATGGCAAGCAGAGGACTGGCGCAGCCGTCCCCAGGCCGAGCGCCGCGAGCAACTGGAGGCACTGATTGCCCGCGCCAAAAGCCCGGTGCTGCTACCGTCGCCGATCGTCACCGGCCAGGACTGGCCCGACCTCGCCCGCCAGCGCGAAGCGTCCCGTAGCCTCGGCGTCGAAGGCATGATGCTCAAGGCGCGCAACGCGCTGTACGGCGTCGGCCGGACCAAGGACATGGGTGTGTGGTGGAAATGGAAAATCGACCCGTTCAGCGTCGACGCCGTGTTGATCTACGCCCAACGCGGTCACGGCCGACGCGCCAGCCTGTACAGCGATTACACCTTCGCCGTCTGGGACAACCCGCCGGGCAGCCGCGAGCGCAGCCTGGTGCCGTTCGCCAAAGCCTATTCGGGGCTGACCGATGAAGAGATGCGCCAGGTCGACAGCATCGTGCGCAAGACCACCGTTGAGAAATTCGGCCCGGTAAATAGCGTGACGCCTACCCTGGTTTTCGAATTGGGTTTCGAGGGTATTGCCTTGTCCAAGCGCCACAAGAGCGGGATCGCGGTGCGGTTTCCCAGGATGTTGCGTTGGCGCAGGGACAAGCGCGTCGACGAGGCCGATACCCTGGCAACGCTCCAGGACCTGCTGAAATAA
- a CDS encoding ligase-associated DNA damage response exonuclease, giving the protein MDLVIARPEGLYCPPGDFYIDPWRPVARSVITHAHGDHARGGNQHYLAAAPGEGILRSRLGQDINLQTLPYGERLQHHGVTLSFHPAGHVLGSAQVRLEHEGEVWVASGDYKVEPDGTCTPFEPVKCHTFITESTFGLPIYRWQPQAQIFDEINQWWRANIAANRASVLFCYSFGKAQRILHGIDASLGPILAHGAVEPLNRVYREAGVHLPPTIYAGDIKKNDPILGQALVIAPPSAGGSTWMRRFGAYSDAFASGWMRLRGTRRRRGVDRGFVLSDHADWPGLLWAIEQTGAERVMVTHGSVGVLVRHLCELGLDAQGFSTEYGDDEEDVSPATGEDAA; this is encoded by the coding sequence ATGGATCTTGTCATTGCCCGCCCCGAAGGCCTGTATTGCCCGCCCGGGGATTTCTACATCGATCCCTGGCGCCCGGTTGCGCGCTCGGTCATCACCCATGCCCACGGTGACCATGCCCGCGGCGGCAATCAACACTACCTGGCAGCGGCCCCCGGTGAAGGCATCCTGCGTTCGCGACTGGGCCAGGACATCAATCTGCAAACCCTGCCCTACGGCGAACGCCTGCAACATCACGGCGTGACCTTGAGTTTTCACCCCGCCGGCCACGTGTTGGGGTCGGCCCAGGTGCGGCTGGAACATGAAGGCGAGGTCTGGGTGGCCTCCGGGGATTACAAAGTCGAACCCGACGGCACCTGCACGCCGTTCGAGCCGGTGAAGTGCCATACGTTCATCACCGAATCCACGTTCGGCCTGCCCATCTATCGCTGGCAACCCCAGGCGCAGATATTCGATGAGATCAACCAATGGTGGCGCGCAAACATCGCCGCCAATCGCGCCAGCGTGCTGTTCTGCTATTCCTTCGGCAAGGCCCAGCGGATTCTCCACGGCATCGACGCCAGCCTCGGCCCCATCCTCGCCCACGGCGCGGTGGAGCCGTTGAACCGGGTGTACCGCGAGGCCGGGGTGCATTTGCCGCCGACGATCTATGCCGGTGACATCAAGAAGAACGATCCCATCCTGGGCCAGGCCCTGGTCATCGCCCCGCCCTCGGCCGGTGGCAGCACCTGGATGCGCCGTTTCGGCGCCTACAGCGATGCCTTCGCCAGCGGCTGGATGCGCCTGCGGGGCACTCGACGGCGGCGCGGCGTGGACCGGGGCTTCGTGCTCTCCGATCACGCCGACTGGCCCGGGCTGCTCTGGGCCATCGAACAGACCGGCGCCGAACGGGTGATGGTCACGCACGGGTCGGTGGGCGTGCTGGTGCGACATTTGTGCGAGCTCGGCCTGGATGCCCAGGGTTTCAGCACTGAATACGGCGACGATGAAGAAGACGTCTCCCCTGCCACCGGGGAGGACGCAGCATGA
- a CDS encoding penicillin acylase family protein, producing the protein MASPASNSFFPRLGIAAAVASVLGLSGCQSWNAQDTVPPVSGVQPLKGLAQNVSVRRNAMGMPLIESNSFHDALFALGYVHASDRITQMVTMRLLAQGRLAEMSGAERLDVDRYMRAVNLKKSADELYKASSPRLKRFFEVYARGVNAYLFRYRDKLPSDLAATGYKPEYWKPEDSALMFCLLNFSQSANLPEEIAALVMAQTVSQDKLAWLTPSYPDEPLPQGEADKLQGVRLNGQIPGLNEINNATRQLAELNLLGATSSNSWAMAPQRSRNGKSLLASDSHGPLGVPSLWSVVQIRAPKYEAAGVSVAGIPMILAGYNGNVAWSMTSVQGDNQDLFLEKIRRQGSGLSYEVNGKWQPAMVRNETYFVKGQRSIREAVYETRHGPLLNSVQGPAMANGFGLALQTPSLTDDKTLDAFFDLSRAQSAEKASDASREIRAMAVNLVFADASHIGWQVTGRYPNRREGEGLLPSPGWDGRYDWEGYADPMAHPYDQDPPQGWLGNANQRVIPHGYGMQLSNSWAAPERSERLAELAGASKHDVRSLTAMQYDQTTTFAAKLKKVFEAPGMAQPLKQAIEALPVTDRAKAREAYTRLMAFDGRLSPTSADAAIYELFLQESMKQIFLDELGPQSSPAWKALVANGQLSYSAQADHLLGREDSPFWDDVRTPQKEDKAVILARSLAASISAGESQLGGDHKAWQWGKLHSYAWRNGSGQVVRGPLSSGGDATTLNVAAFAWGQDFNTTQAPDMRFIVDFGQPEPLMVQSGSGQSGNPASPYYLNGIDPWIKGQYQNLPLQPQNFDRAYGKTRLTLVPGK; encoded by the coding sequence ATGGCCTCGCCAGCCTCTAATTCCTTCTTCCCCCGGCTCGGTATTGCCGCCGCCGTGGCCAGTGTGCTCGGTTTGAGCGGTTGCCAGTCCTGGAATGCCCAGGACACCGTCCCACCGGTTTCCGGCGTGCAACCACTCAAGGGGCTGGCGCAGAACGTCTCGGTTCGACGCAATGCCATGGGCATGCCGCTGATCGAGAGCAACAGCTTCCACGACGCGCTGTTCGCCCTCGGCTACGTCCACGCCAGCGATCGCATCACCCAGATGGTCACCATGCGCCTGCTGGCCCAGGGTCGGCTGGCGGAAATGTCCGGGGCCGAACGGCTGGACGTCGACCGCTACATGCGCGCGGTCAACCTGAAGAAAAGTGCCGACGAGCTGTACAAGGCTTCCTCACCGCGGCTCAAGCGCTTCTTCGAAGTCTACGCCCGCGGCGTCAACGCCTACCTGTTCCGCTACCGCGACAAACTGCCGTCGGACCTGGCCGCCACTGGCTACAAACCCGAGTACTGGAAACCGGAAGATTCGGCGCTGATGTTCTGCCTGCTGAACTTCAGCCAATCGGCCAACCTGCCGGAAGAAATCGCGGCCCTGGTCATGGCCCAGACGGTCAGCCAGGACAAACTGGCCTGGCTGACCCCGTCCTACCCGGACGAACCCCTGCCCCAGGGCGAAGCCGACAAGCTCCAGGGTGTCCGGCTCAACGGCCAGATCCCGGGCCTGAACGAAATCAACAACGCCACCCGCCAGTTGGCCGAACTGAACCTGTTGGGCGCTACCTCTTCGAACAGCTGGGCCATGGCCCCGCAACGCAGCCGCAACGGCAAGAGCCTGCTGGCAAGCGACAGCCACGGACCGTTGGGCGTGCCCTCGTTGTGGAGCGTGGTGCAGATTCGCGCACCCAAGTATGAGGCGGCCGGGGTTTCCGTGGCCGGTATTCCCATGATTCTGGCGGGCTACAACGGCAACGTGGCCTGGAGCATGACCAGCGTGCAGGGAGACAACCAGGATCTGTTCCTGGAAAAGATCCGACGCCAGGGCAGTGGTTTGTCCTACGAGGTCAACGGCAAATGGCAGCCGGCGATGGTGCGCAACGAAACCTACTTCGTCAAAGGCCAGCGGTCGATTCGCGAAGCCGTGTATGAAACCCGCCACGGCCCGTTGCTCAACAGCGTCCAGGGTCCGGCCATGGCCAATGGCTTTGGCCTGGCCTTGCAGACGCCGAGCCTCACCGACGACAAGACCCTGGACGCGTTCTTCGACCTGTCCCGGGCACAGAGCGCCGAGAAAGCCTCCGATGCCAGCCGCGAGATCCGTGCCATGGCGGTGAACCTGGTGTTTGCCGACGCCAGCCACATCGGCTGGCAAGTCACCGGTCGCTATCCGAACCGCCGCGAAGGCGAAGGCCTGTTGCCGTCGCCGGGCTGGGACGGCCGCTACGACTGGGAGGGCTACGCCGACCCGATGGCGCACCCTTACGACCAGGATCCGCCCCAGGGCTGGCTGGGCAACGCCAACCAGCGGGTCATTCCCCATGGCTACGGCATGCAGCTGTCCAACTCCTGGGCCGCACCGGAACGTAGCGAGCGTCTGGCCGAGCTGGCCGGCGCCAGCAAACACGACGTCCGCAGCCTGACCGCCATGCAATACGACCAGACCACGACGTTCGCGGCCAAACTCAAGAAAGTCTTCGAGGCCCCGGGCATGGCCCAACCGCTCAAGCAGGCGATCGAAGCCCTGCCAGTGACTGACCGGGCCAAGGCCCGCGAGGCCTATACCCGCCTGATGGCGTTCGATGGCCGGCTCAGCCCGACCTCCGCCGACGCGGCTATCTACGAACTGTTCCTGCAAGAAAGCATGAAGCAGATTTTCCTCGATGAACTGGGCCCGCAAAGCAGCCCGGCGTGGAAAGCGCTGGTCGCCAACGGCCAACTGTCCTATTCGGCCCAGGCCGATCACCTGCTGGGACGTGAAGACAGTCCGTTCTGGGATGACGTGCGTACCCCGCAGAAAGAAGACAAGGCGGTTATCCTCGCCCGCAGCCTGGCAGCGTCCATCAGTGCCGGTGAAAGCCAGTTGGGCGGTGACCACAAGGCCTGGCAGTGGGGCAAATTGCACAGCTACGCGTGGAGGAACGGCAGCGGCCAGGTCGTGCGCGGTCCGCTATCGAGCGGCGGCGACGCCACCACGCTCAACGTTGCGGCGTTCGCCTGGGGCCAGGACTTCAACACCACCCAGGCGCCGGACATGCGCTTCATCGTCGATTTCGGCCAGCCCGAACCGTTGATGGTCCAGAGCGGTAGCGGCCAGTCGGGCAACCCGGCCAGCCCCTACTACCTCAACGGCATCGATCCGTGGATCAAGGGGCAGTACCAGAACCTGCCGCTGCAACCGCAGAACTTTGACCGGGCGTATGGCAAGACGCGGCTGACCCTCGTTCCCGGTAAATAA
- a CDS encoding glutathione binding-like protein has protein sequence MIDLYYWTTPNGHKISLFLEEAGLPYKVHPINIGQGEQFKPDFLKIAPNNRIPAIVDHEPADGGEPISLFESGAILLYLAEKTGRFIPQDLRGRQEVLQWLFWQMGGLGPMAGQNHHFSRFAPEKIPYAIKRYVDETARLYGVLDRRLADRDFVAGSEYSIADMAIYPWTVSHQWQSQRLEDFPNLQRWFNRIKERPATVRAYALVDKINPPKP, from the coding sequence ATGATCGACCTGTATTACTGGACCACCCCCAACGGCCATAAAATCTCGCTGTTCCTCGAAGAGGCCGGCCTGCCCTACAAGGTACATCCGATCAACATCGGCCAGGGCGAGCAATTCAAGCCGGATTTCCTGAAAATCGCCCCCAACAACCGCATCCCGGCGATCGTCGACCATGAGCCCGCCGACGGTGGCGAGCCGATCTCGTTGTTCGAGTCGGGCGCGATCCTGCTGTACCTGGCGGAAAAAACCGGCCGCTTCATTCCACAGGACCTGCGCGGGCGGCAGGAAGTCCTGCAATGGCTGTTCTGGCAGATGGGCGGCCTGGGGCCGATGGCCGGGCAGAACCATCACTTCAGCCGGTTCGCTCCGGAAAAGATTCCCTACGCGATCAAGCGCTACGTCGACGAAACCGCTCGCCTGTACGGCGTGCTGGATCGACGCCTGGCGGACCGTGATTTCGTGGCGGGCAGCGAGTACAGCATCGCCGACATGGCGATCTACCCCTGGACGGTGTCCCATCAATGGCAAAGTCAGCGCCTGGAAGACTTCCCGAACCTGCAGCGCTGGTTCAATCGCATCAAGGAGCGCCCGGCGACGGTAAGGGCCTATGCGCTGGTGGATAAGATCAACCCACCGAAGCCCTGA
- a CDS encoding cysteine hydrolase family protein produces MALEKNAALILIDQQKGILQPRLGSRNNPEAELRMLELLAFWRDSARPVIHVHHLSRSPDSVFWPGQQGVEVQERFEPQEGEWLIHKDVPDAFCATHLEADLRRAGIGQLVIVGVATNNSVESTARTAGNLGFDTWVAEDACFTFDKADYFGRARSADEVHAMSLGNLHGEYATVVSVKQVLEAG; encoded by the coding sequence ATGGCGCTAGAGAAAAATGCAGCGTTGATCCTTATCGATCAACAGAAAGGCATCCTGCAGCCCAGGCTCGGCTCTCGCAACAACCCCGAGGCAGAGCTGCGCATGCTCGAACTGCTGGCCTTCTGGCGAGATTCGGCGCGGCCGGTGATCCATGTCCATCACCTGTCCCGCTCGCCGGATTCGGTGTTCTGGCCAGGGCAGCAAGGGGTGGAGGTCCAGGAACGGTTCGAACCGCAGGAAGGCGAGTGGCTGATCCACAAGGACGTGCCGGATGCGTTCTGCGCGACTCATCTGGAGGCTGACTTGCGTCGGGCGGGGATCGGACAATTGGTGATCGTCGGCGTGGCGACGAACAACTCGGTGGAGTCCACGGCGCGTACGGCAGGCAACCTGGGTTTTGATACCTGGGTGGCCGAGGACGCCTGTTTCACCTTCGACAAGGCCGATTATTTCGGCCGGGCCCGTTCGGCCGATGAGGTGCACGCCATGTCGCTGGGTAACCTGCACGGCGAGTATGCGACGGTGGTCAGTGTGAAGCAGGTTCTGGAGGCAGGCTGA
- a CDS encoding SEC-C metal-binding domain-containing protein translates to MTQQPHVHGPDCNHDHDHHHDHDHGHVHGPNCGHAHQEPVRNALKDVGRNDPCPCGNGKKFKKCHGA, encoded by the coding sequence ATGACCCAACAACCCCACGTTCACGGCCCTGATTGCAACCACGATCACGACCATCACCACGATCATGATCACGGCCACGTTCACGGCCCGAACTGCGGCCACGCCCACCAGGAGCCGGTGCGCAACGCCTTGAAGGATGTCGGCCGCAACGACCCTTGCCCGTGCGGCAATGGCAAGAAATTCAAGAAGTGCCACGGGGCTTGA
- a CDS encoding LEA type 2 family protein translates to MTHSLHRLRITCLLLFIGLGGCASWQTEEATEPQVHLVKVEVVRARLLEQRFMLHLRVDNPGDSDLTVRGLTYRIHLGDLLLTEGEHEHWFTVPPGQSGYFKIPIRTNLWPQVREVVKLLEKPRQQIPYRLEGELETGLFVAHYVHLKRNGVIIAADFIAE, encoded by the coding sequence ATGACCCATTCATTACATAGGCTACGCATCACCTGCCTGCTGCTGTTCATCGGGCTTGGCGGCTGTGCGTCCTGGCAAACCGAAGAGGCAACTGAACCGCAGGTGCACCTGGTCAAGGTCGAAGTGGTGCGGGCCCGGCTGCTGGAACAGCGGTTCATGCTGCATTTGCGGGTCGATAACCCCGGTGACAGCGACCTGACCGTGCGCGGCCTGACCTACCGGATCCATCTGGGCGACCTGCTGTTGACCGAAGGCGAGCATGAGCATTGGTTCACCGTCCCTCCCGGGCAAAGTGGCTACTTCAAGATACCGATTCGCACCAATCTGTGGCCGCAGGTGCGGGAAGTGGTGAAACTGCTCGAGAAACCCCGCCAGCAGATCCCCTATCGTCTGGAAGGTGAGCTGGAAACCGGATTATTCGTCGCCCACTACGTGCACCTGAAACGCAATGGCGTGATAATCGCCGCCGATTTTATTGCGGAGTAA
- a CDS encoding YchJ family protein → MNTSQHATICPCGSGNPLNTCCGHYHDGHPAPCAEALMRSRYSAYVLGLVDYLVGTTLPVQQDGLDRLSISEWSSKSTWLGLEVESSEVFGGQPEHAFVTFTARWHDGQGEHSHREQSSFVQNDGRWYFIDPTVPVKTGRNDSCPCGSGHKFKKCCAGYFAR, encoded by the coding sequence GTGAACACAAGCCAGCACGCAACCATCTGCCCCTGCGGCAGTGGCAACCCGTTGAACACCTGCTGCGGCCATTACCACGACGGCCACCCCGCCCCCTGCGCCGAAGCCTTGATGCGTTCGCGCTACAGCGCTTATGTGCTGGGGCTGGTGGACTATCTGGTGGGCACCACCCTGCCCGTCCAGCAGGACGGTCTCGATCGCCTGTCCATCAGTGAATGGAGCAGCAAAAGCACCTGGCTGGGGCTGGAGGTGGAGAGCAGCGAGGTATTCGGTGGGCAGCCGGAACATGCCTTCGTCACCTTCACCGCGCGTTGGCATGACGGCCAGGGGGAACACAGCCACCGCGAACAGTCCTCCTTTGTGCAGAACGATGGGCGCTGGTATTTCATCGACCCGACCGTGCCGGTCAAGACCGGGCGCAACGACAGTTGCCCGTGCGGCAGCGGACACAAGTTCAAGAAATGCTGCGCAGGCTACTTCGCTCGCTGA
- a CDS encoding DUF6231 family protein: MTVAISSRTPQQALAAVLDRYAPRKLLLIGASSFPALEAFRQAHPDTEVIQVAPGPLPMEVAGQRFDLALALDCLEHVPKRDGLNLLGGIRNLNASRIAVLADLDACGWQETDFFSLALQASERFQREKQVLTLFTYDLLEYKQVPDWLNSRFWANPENFGKYWW; this comes from the coding sequence CCCAGCAAGCACTGGCTGCCGTGCTTGACCGTTACGCCCCGCGAAAACTGCTGTTGATCGGTGCCAGCAGCTTTCCCGCGCTCGAGGCGTTCCGGCAGGCACACCCCGACACCGAAGTGATCCAGGTAGCTCCCGGCCCCTTGCCGATGGAGGTGGCCGGACAGCGCTTCGACCTGGCCCTGGCACTCGATTGCCTGGAACATGTGCCCAAGCGCGACGGTCTGAACCTGCTGGGCGGCATCCGTAATCTCAACGCCAGCCGCATTGCCGTGCTGGCGGACCTCGACGCCTGCGGCTGGCAGGAAACGGACTTCTTTTCCCTGGCCCTGCAAGCCAGCGAACGGTTCCAGCGCGAGAAACAGGTGCTGACCCTGTTCACCTACGATCTGCTGGAATACAAACAAGTCCCCGACTGGCTCAATTCACGTTTCTGGGCCAATCCCGAAAACTTCGGAAAATACTGGTGGTAG